The stretch of DNA GGTGGTGTGTCGGCCTGCAACGCAGCGACCGTGCGGTGCTCGAGCACGGCATCGAGACCGGCATCATCAAGCGCCTACCGCATGGCGCCTACATCGAGCTGCACCAGCCGCTCGGACCGGTCGATGAGCATGGCCATCCGATTCCGTTGGAGTACCAGGGCGCAGCGGTGCCCAAGCGGATGAACAAGCTGGGCTCGGCCGGCGCGCCGGGTAGCGGCAGCTTCCTGACCGCCGACCCGCTCTCCGAGAACGAGGCGTTGACGGAAGCCGCGCATGCGTCAGAACGCAAGGCGCTCACCGCATTGCGTGAGCACCAGGAGCGCAACGGCTCCGGTAACGGCCAGACGAACGGCCACCACTAGAGGCCTAGGTTGGTGTTCGTGGGTTATTGCGCCAACAACGCGCGCAGCTCGCGCAAATAGAACCACGGGATCGCGGGCATCCCCAACGTGACGATGCCGGCGAGGATGTAGAGCGCCCACGCGACCGCGTTGTGGTCAACGGCCATCAGATAAGTCGCGATGCCGATGGCGACCATCGCGACACCCATCGCGATCGCAATGACCACGGCGCACCGCAGCCAAAGCTGGTCCACCGCAGCCGCCAGCGGATTTGGCTGCGGACGAATGGCCTCACGCGTGGGATAGCTGAGGCCGGCGGAAGTCGTCGCGCCGATTCGGATCTTCTCCGTCGGGGCCTCAGCACCACGCGCCGGAGCGGCCGGG from Mycobacterium sp. JS623 encodes:
- a CDS encoding DUF2561 family protein, coding for MPEDPTTAGRSRLRTGLDTAEFDRTDRILLGACAAVWLIALGAGVAATVALVDLGNGHAQSTGESDTPWLLYVVIAISAVVIIGAVPLLLRARRAALEEPPPRARAPMRAAPAAPARGAEAPTEKIRIGATTSAGLSYPTREAIRPQPNPLAAAVDQLWLRCAVVIAIAMGVAMVAIGIATYLMAVDHNAVAWALYILAGIVTLGMPAIPWFYLRELRALLAQ